DNA sequence from the Drosophila kikkawai strain 14028-0561.14 unplaced genomic scaffold, DkikHiC1v2 scaffold_321, whole genome shotgun sequence genome:
atcgatttagccatatccgaaggaaaaaattttttgagccattttctcaaaatctgataaggggtacgaatcattaaaattctcaaaaattgagaaaaaatgaaatgaaaaaaaagccctaaacgtagtatgcagatttgttaagcgtagaaaacccaattcagaacagctttccgaattgtcctccaaaatttgatttcaaaatataaaataatactttttctggctgaaggagtcatttccgaccccataaatcatatatattcttgatcagcattaacaggagaatcgatttagccatatccgaaggaaaaaattttttgagccattttctcaaaatttgataaggggtaccatcattaaaattctcaaaaattgagaaaaaatgaaatgaaaaaagccctaaacgtagtatgcagatttgttaagcgtaaaaaaacccaattcagaacagctttccgaattgtcctccaaaatttgatttcaaaatataaaataatactttttctggctgaaggagtcatttccgaccccataaatcatatatattcttgatcagcattaacaggagaatcgatttagccatatccgaaggaaaaaattttttgagccattttctcaaaatttgttaaggggtaccatcattaaaattctcaaaaactgaaaaaaaaatgaaatgaaaaaagccctaaacgtagtatgcagatttgttaagcgtagaaaacccaattcagaacagctttccgaattgtcctccaaaatttgatttcaaaatataaaataatactttttctggctgaaggagtcatttccgaccccataaatcatatatattcttgatcagcattaacaggagaatcgatttagccatatccgaaggaaaaaattttttgagccattttctcaaaatctgataaggggtacgcatcattaaaatgctcaaaaattgagaaaaaatgaaatgaaaaaaagccctaaacgtagtatgcagatttgttaagcgtagaaaacccaattcagaacagctttccgaattgtcctccaaaatttgatttcaaatataaaataatactttttctggctgaaggagtcatttccgaccccataaatcatatattcttgatcagcattaacaggagaatcgatttagccatatccgaaggaaaaaattttttgagccattttctcaaaattgataaggggtacgatcattaaaattcttaaaacttgagaaaaagtgaaatgaaaaaagccctaaacgtagtatgcagatttgttaagcgtagaaaacccaattcagaacagctttccgaattgtcctccaaaatttgatttcaaaatataaaataatactttttctggctgaaggagtcatttccgaccccataaatcatatatattcttgatcagcattaacaggagaatcgatttagccatatccgaaggaaaaaattttttgagccattttctcaaaatctgataaggggtacgatcattaaaatgctcaaaaattgagaaaaaatgaaatgaaaaaaaccctaaacgtagtatgcagatttgttaagcgtagaaaacccaattcagaacagctttccgaattgtcctccaaaatttgatttcaaaatataaaataatactttttctggctgaaggagtcatttccgacccataaatcatatatattcttgatcagcattaacaggagaatcgatttagccatatccgaaggaaaaaattttttgagccattttctcaaaattgataaggggtacgtaatcattaaaattctcaaaattgagaaaaaaatgaaatgaaaaaaagccctaaaagtagtatgcagatttgttaagcgtagagaacccaattcagaacagctttccgaattgtcctccaaaatttgattataaaatataaaataatactttttctggctgaaggagtcatttccgaccccataaaccatatatattcttgatcagcattaacaggagaatcgatttagccatatccgaaggaaaaaattttttgagccattttctcaaaatttgataaggggtacgtaccatcattaaaattctcaaaaactgagaaaaaatgaaatgaaaaaagccctaaacgtagtatgcagatttgttaagcgtagaaaacccaattcagaacagctttccgaattgtcctccaaaatttgatttcaaaatataaaataatactttttctggctgaaggagtcatttccgaccccataaatcatatatattcttgatcagcattaacaggagaatcgatttagccatatccgaaggaaaaaattttttgagccattttctcaaaatctgataaggggtacgatcattaaaatgctcaaaaattgagaaaaaatgaaatgaaaaaaagccctaaacgtagtatgcagatttgttaagcgtagaaaacccaattcagaacagctttccgaattgtcctccaaaatttgatttcaaaatataaaataatactttttctggctgaaggagtcatttccgaccccataaatcatatatattcttgatcagcattaacaggagaatcgatttagccatatccgaaggaaaaaattttttgagccattttctcaaaatcttgataaggggtacgtacatcattaaaatgctcaaaaattgagaaaaaatgaaatgaaaaaaagccctaaacgtagtatgcagatttgttaagcgtagaaaacccaattcagaacagctttccgaattgtcctccaaaatttgatttcaaaatataaaataatactttttctggctgaaggagtcatttccgaccccataaatcatatatattcttgatcagcattaacaggagaatcgatttagccatatccgaaggaaaaaaatttttgagccattttctcaaaatctgataaggggttaccatcattaaaattctcaaaaattgagaaaaaatgaaatgaaaaaaagccctaaacgtagtatgcagatttgttaagcgtagaaaacccaattcagaacagctttccgaattgtcctccaaaatttgatttcaaaatataaaataactagcggacccggcgaactttatctcgccccaacttcgactgattaaaacaaattaaattgagacgttccgtttctactttgacgtacattaTTACCTTACCTTAatcctatcttctcctaaaatttgaatataaaattagttgataatcaaaaagaagtgatgacttttaaacaaacctttcgttggattgacaaattttttgacttgaaattaGTGGAGAGCGATTTgataaacaaacattttttgttttgttatcctgtgcaaaaataaataatgatgacggctttcccacacgcgaacaggctacgtatagctggccatgtgaaaaacatggATATTCCAAGTTGAAATTTCGTCACCTCGTCGTTTGCATTCGGATCAGCAATGCCAAACACCGCCATGTCGCTCCCTTTGTTCACATATTTGCAAACGTATTTGATGGATTTGATAGAGTTGCAGTACTCAACATTGCAATGCGTTGAGAACGTTTTCGACAAAAGCGGGCAATATGGAACGATCCAGCGGTTATCCACGATTACTGTTACGTTTGTTTCGTTACGTTTCACCATTAATTCGATCCATTTGCCGTTATCATCTGGAGAACGACGCCTATACAATGGATATCCATCGTTTCCACTGATTGTTTCAGCCGTCAACGGACGGGGAAATCGTTTTGTGCAGTTTCCGTTTTTCATGCATACTGACTCTGGGTTGTGGACTCCGCAAGGGCCATGGATCATGCTCGTTGTCACAATGGAATGCAGCTCGGGATCAGTTTGCTTATCTGGTATTTCGGCTGAAATAATCGAATCAATATGATCTAGTCGGATCTTGTCGAACATCCAGAGCAGAATGTGCGCATGTGGTAAGCCACGCTTTTGCCACTCAACCGAGTACATCCAACAACGAACTGCGCCAAAAACCTTCTGCTTAACAATGTAATCCATAAGTACTGTGATCTTCTGCTTGAATACTCGTGCAGTGATGTCAGGTCGATCGCTGGATGTTTGTCCTGGAAGCAACAAATTGGTAATTTCGGGCCATTTCGGATTGCATGTGAAGGTGATGAATAAATCCGGGCGTCCGTAATTCCGGACATACGTCATCGCATCTTGAGCATACtcatgcatatggcgcgggcttccaacataagtagctgggagaatgGTCAAAAAACGGATGTTGGCCGGGTGTCCTTCAGTAGggatggcgtcacgcaagtggatgtactcgtctgagcgcaacttcgactgattaaaacgaatgaaattgagacgttccgtttctactttgacgtacatgtcgacacagtactgttgaaacaaacggcggtatcttaacagatgattgtcaacatcaagtcgaatcatcaatcgatacgcataaaaattcatacagctaaccttcttattcgtttcttctcctaaaatttgaattcaaactcagttgtagaattaaaatgacgtgatgacttttaaacaaacctgtcgttggattgaccatctttatgttgaagtgatacccatcttctccacgacagaacatcaacgggtattgaagagcatcataagaccgatgagtctcataaactcgctgcaattggccattatcccgacgcttaagaacaatatcgtgtgattcaacattctcgccaacaatcaccactgcgacttcattgatagtgggagcattaaattgtcttgcatggctaccagtgggtcttttgtcagcgctgataatgattttatgttcgtcataatgcattatatccaatgcggttttaaacaatctgagcaattcattatgctcatggagaaggttttgcaatttttgaataatttcacgtttagttgcagtaaaaattgcacagcggtgatttagttcaacttccgaatcaccaatgatagatctgaaggaatttatgatctttgttttgtggtggtaacaaagcgcccgctcggtggtgaatttgcccttgaatctgaatgttgggatgcaattttgaaaaaatgtgataataaagagacgccattaccttataacttggattgtagcctgattgttgaacaacctcggctccaaaagacgtcatttgaaagcatccgttatatttttgtgcaagcttcaggaaactgtttgattgggctgagtttccatatagtagcgagtacaaaggctctggtggatgagccaaaacgggcaatttaattttgccacctgcacagcataagccgggggtttccaaccgaaacttcaatgcattacaatgctgacatacaacagataatgaaccaataacaacgcacgtaagatccttgtaggatgtttcaggattgtatgcgaatgcagcgcgattcaagttttcatttgcggctcgtcttcctctattattttgtcgggcttaggtggtctttgtgcagtgcgaagctgtgccatttgggcacgtatcgatgcatttatttctgtacgttcctcttgcgtccgactattacggaaattctgattacttattgcattgcgtgaacgccgcccaagacttgatcgtctaacagcaggcattacttccaattgtttaagctcactttgataatgcttcgttagctcgatttttttgtttaaatattttttacctagttcattgatacacaatttcaacgcagctatgatctttgtagggtgtttcagaattttacatacaacagtgtgtccatctgttgagccgctagcgacttttccggaaggacttcccaaaatgttcttatttaatagctttcttctggcaattacaagcaactgaaaaaaatttgagccaaaacGGTCCAGCCGTTCTtttgtgatgccattagtaacatttgttgtctccatttttatatatatagatactttttctggctgaaggagtctttccgaccccataagtcatatatattcttgatcagcattaacaggagaatcgatttagccatatccgaaggaacaaattttttgagccattgtctcaaaatttgataaatcattaaaattctcaaaaatttagaaaaaatgaaatgaaaaaaagccctaaacgtagtatgcagatttgttaagcgtagaaaacccaattcagaacagctttccgaattgtcctccaaaatttgatttcaaaatataaaataatactttttctggctgaaggagtcatttccgaccccataaatcatatatattcttgatcagcattaacaggagaatcgatttagccatatccgaaggaaaaaattttttgcgccattttctcaaaatttgttaaggggtaccatcattaaaattctcaaaaactgagaaaaaatgaaatgaaaaaagccctaaacgtagtatgcagatttgttaagcgtagaaaacccaattcagaacagctttccaaattgtcctccaaaatttgatttcaaaatataaaataatactttttctggctgaaggagtcatttccgaccccataaatcatatatattcttgatcagcattaacaggagaatcgatttagccatatccgaaggaaaaaattttttgagccattttctcaaaatctgataaggggtacgatcattaaaatgctcaaaaattgagaaaaaatgaaatgaaaaaaaaccctaaacgtagtatgcagatttgttaagcgtagaaaacccaattcagaacagctttccgaattgtcctccaaaatttgatttcaaaatataaaataatactttttctggctgaaggagtcatttccgaccccataaatcacatatattcttgatcagcattaacaggagaatcgatttagccatatccgagagaaaaaaatttttgagccattttctcaaatctgataaggggtaccatcattaaaattctcacaaattgagaaaaaatgaaatgtaaaaaagccctaaacgtagtatgcagatttgttaagcgtagaaaacccaattcagaacagctttccgaattgtcctccaaaatttgatttcaaaatatataataactagcggacccggcgaactttatctcgccccaacttcgactgattaaaacaaattaaattgagacgttccgtttctactttgacgtacattaTTACCTTACCTTAatcctatcttctcctaaaatttgaatataaaattagttgataatcaaaaagaagtgatgacttttaaacaaacctttcgttggattgacaaattttttgacttgaaattaGTGGAGAGCGATTTgataaacaacattttttgttttgttatcctgtgcaaaaataaataatgatgacggctttcccacacgcgaacaggctacgtatagctggccatgtgaaaaacatggATATTCCAAGTTGAAATTTCGTCACCTCGTCGTTTGCATTCGGATCAGCAATGCCAAACACCGCCATGTCGCTCCCTTTGTTCACATATTTGCAAACGTATTTGATGGATTTGATAGAGTTGCAGTACTCAACATTGCAATGCGTTGAGAACGTTTTCGACAAAAGCGGGCAATATGGAACGATCCAGCGGTTATCCACGATTACTGTTACGTTTGTTTCGTTACGTTTCACCATTAATTCGATCCATTTGCCGTTATCATCTGGAGAACGACGCCTATACAATGGATATCCATCGTTTCCACTGATTGTTTCAGCCGTCAACGGACGGGGAAATCGTTTTGTGCAGTTTCCGTTTTTCATGCATACTGACTCTGGGTTGTGGACTCCGCAAGGGCCATGGATCATGCTCGTTGTCACAATGGAATGCAGCTCGGGATCAGTTTGCTTATCTGGTATTTCGGCTGAAATAATCGAATCAATATGATCTAGTCGGATCTTGTCGAACATCCAGAGCAGAATGTGCGCATGTGGTAAGCCACGCTTTTGCCACTCAACCGAGCATCCAACAACGAACTGCGCCAAAAACCTTCTGCTTAACAATGTAATCCATAAGTACTGTGATCTTCTGCTTGAATACTCGTGCAGTGATGTCAGGTCGATCGCTGGATGTTTGTCCTGGAAGCAACAAATTGGTAATTTCGGGCCATTTCGGATTGCATGTGAAGGTGATGAATAAATCCGGGCGTCCGTAATTCCGGACATACGTCATCGCATCTTGAGCATACtcatgcatatggcgcgggcttccaacataagtagctgggagaatgGTCAAAAAAAACGGATGTTGGCCGGGTGTCCTTCAGTAGggatggcgtcacgcaagtggatgtactcgtctgagcgcaacttcgactgattaaaacgaatgaaattgagacgttccgtttctactttgacgtacatgtcgacacagtactgttgaaacaaacggcggtatcttaacagatgattgtcaacatcaagtcgaatcatcaatcgatacgcataaaaattcatacagctaaccttcttattcgtttcttctcctaaaatttgaattcaaactcagttgtagaattaaaatgacgtgatgacttttaaacaaacctgtcgttggattgaccatctttatgttgaagtgatacccatcttctccacgacagaacatcaacgggtattgaagagcatcataagaccgatgagtctcataaactcgctgcaattggccattatcccgacgcttaagaacaatatcgtgtgattcaacattctcgccaacaatcaccactgcgacttcattgatagtgggagcattaaattgtcttgcatggctaccagtgggtcttttgtcagcgctgataatgattttatgttcgtcataatgcattatatccaatgcggttttaaacaatctgagcaattcattatgctcatggagaaggttttgcaattttgaataatttcacgtttagttgcagtaaaaattgcacagcggtgatttagttcaacttccgaatACCAAtaaaatagatctgaaggaatttatgatctttgttttgtggtggtaacaaagcgcccgctcggtggtgaatttgcccttgaatctgaatgttgggatgcaattttgaaaaaatgtgataataaagagacgccattaccttataacttggattgtagcctgattgttgaacaacctcggctccaaaagacgtcatttgaaagcatccgttatatttttgtgcaagcttcaggaaactgtttgattgggctgagtttccatatagtagcgagtacaaaggctctggtggatgagccaaaacgggcaatttaattttgccacctgcacagcataagccgggggtttccaaccgaaacttcaatgcattacaatgctgacatacaacagataatgaaccaataacaacgcacgtaagatccttgtaggatgtttcaggattgtatgcgaatgcagcgcgattcaagttttcatttgcggctcgtcttcctctattattttgtcgggcttgaggtggtctttgtgcagtgcgaagctgtgccatttgggcacgtatcgatgcatttatttctgtacgttcctcttgcgtccgactattacggaaattctgattacttattgcattgcgtgaacgccgcccaagacttgatcgtctaacagcaggcattacttccaattgtttaagctcactttgataatgcttcgttagctcgatttttttgtttaaatattttttacctagttcattgatacacaatttcaacgcagctatgatctttgtagggtgtttcagaattttacatacaacagtgtgtccatctgttgagccgctagcgacttttccggaaggacttcccaaaatgttcttatttaatagctttcttctggcaattacaagcaactgaaaaaaatttgagccaaaacGGTCCAGCCGTTCTtttgtgatgccattagtaacatttgttgtctccatttttatatatatagatactttttctggcgaaggagtcatttccgaccccataaatcatatatattcttgatcagcattaacaggagaatcgatttagccatatccgaaggaacaaattttttgagccattgtctcaaaatttgataaatcattaaaattctcaaaaatttagaaaaaatgaaatgaaaaaaagccctaaacgtagtatgcagatttgttaagcgtagaaaa
Encoded proteins:
- the LOC138929550 gene encoding uncharacterized protein, which codes for MHYDEHKIIISADKRPTGSHARQFNAPTINEVAVVIVGENVESHDIVLKRRDNGQLQRVYETHRSYDALQYPLMFCRGEDGYHFNIKMVNPTTGEETNKKVSCMNFYAYRLMIRLDVDNHLLRYRRLFQQYCVDMYVKVETERLNFIRFNQSKLRSDEYIHLRDAIPTEGHPANIRFLTILPATYVGSPRHMHEYAQDAMTYVRNYGRPDLFITFTCNPKWPEITNLLLPGQTSSDRPDITARVFKQKITVLMDYIVKQKVFGAVRCWMYSVEWQKRGLPHAHILLWMFDKIRLDHIDSIISAEIPDKQTDPELHSIVTTSMIHGPCGVHNPESVCMKNGNCTKRFPRPLTAETISGNDGYPLYRRRSPDDNGKWIELMVKRNETNVTVIVDNRWIVPYCPLLSKTFSTHCNVEYCNSIKSIKYVCKYVNKGSDMAVFGIADPNANDEVTKFQLGISMFFTWPAIRSLFACGKAVIIIYFCTG